A region of the Siniperca chuatsi isolate FFG_IHB_CAS linkage group LG23, ASM2008510v1, whole genome shotgun sequence genome:
TATGCTGCTTTGCACAGAGGGGTTTGTAAGAGTTGTATCTATGATGTGGTTCTCCACAAATCAGAAAATACACTGATAGTAACTGGAAATTGAATTTGTGGATGCATTGTTACTTTTTGGTCTACATGCCTCTGAGGCTGGTAATTAGCAAAATGTGTCAGCCACTTTTTGTATTCTGCCAAATTCAAAATAAGAAATTGAATACTCTTACAGATAGCATGAACCTATGCATGGCAAGAAAGCAGTACTAACCTGCTGCTTGTACATGTTTGGTTGTGGTGGGTAAGATTTTGTACTAGTTCTTCTGCCTTTTTTGGCAGTTTAGACTCTGTATTACACATTTGCTAAACTTTGGCtcataaaaaatggaaatgatcaAAATTGTGGTTTTACCAGCAGCTATGGCCAGTGGaccaaaaaaagttcagttttttaTGGCTTGAATATCAACATTCAGTACTTAATTGCATATGTGAGTTTAAGCTAATTGAAGTGTATTGTGACTGCTGAGTTGGTTTGTCAGTGTGCTTGTAATAATAGTTCCTTGACTGATTGGCTGGTTTCAGATGTCAAAGTATTCCCCAATCATTTTTTACAGTACTTCGTAcagatttgacattttgtgtggTCTGTTTGTTCAGATTGGATTGTATTTTAGGGGGGGGGATTACAATGTTTAGCTTGTTGATAGTAGACCAATCTACACTCTGTAAATGGTCCATTCATAGTAATGTTGTATACATATTACCATTTCAatttaaaagttgaatataTGTCATTGTCATGTTATAATTACGAGAAGGTGAAAATTTATTTATCAAAGTGTCTATCTGATGACTTTTGGACACAGAAAATTTTGAGAATGTGATTGTGTCATATTTGCTTGTCGGTAATATTGCCtgacattttgcttttgttaaacTCAATGTTTTGCAGCCTAGTGCTTCTCACTTTTGAACCAAAGTACCTCAGTTTAAGATGTTGAGgtgaagtgaaaaaatattcatATCTTTTTGATATCATGTTCCGTCAACATAGATGTTAGTGTGATGTCCAGATGTTAATGCCCTTAGTACACATAATGTCATATAGATCATTTTTTCAggcaaaggtaaaagaaaaaacaaaatttgataTTCTGCTCTGATTGATCAGTAGCTTTGAATTGaaattatttgtaatttattgATCATCAGAATTGGTTAACATTAAGGATCAGTGCATACATAATTGCAGTATCTTACAAGTATATTATTGACAAGAGTAAATTACATGTAAACATGGAATAAGTGAAATCGAAAGCTAggatcagaaaataaatgtttttgtatccCAGGTTTTTGTGCCTGTCACCAGGccatcattacatttttttagctGAGTTGCCTGATTCAGTTAAACTGAAGGAAATCATAATTTTATCTCTGAGAACTTTGAAATAATATTGATGGTATACAGTAAATGGAAACTCTTaacaatttaattcaatgcaGCAAATCCATGATTATATGCCAATTGTTATTTGACATTGATACATAgaagacatttacattttaatatttggttTTTATGTGACTTGTATGTACATTGAAATGATTTCCATTTAGGCTGCAGTATTTTGAATTGATGAATCATCATAGGTTGGCATGAGATCATGCAAGTATTTTCAGTATTTCGGCTCATAGTATTGCTGGCTTTTTGGAAGTCATGTTAGGGATGAGTTGTAGATGAATGTCTCAAACTACTTGACATCCGCTTGTATACAACTAATATCGATACCACATTGTCAGTAGTGCGTTGCTCTCAAATTGTTTGAGGTAAATAATTTATAGGCTAATTTTCTGAGACTCGCTGGTGTTTTTCATTGATTCTCGGTGTTAGGCTTTCGCAAATAATTTTGTAATCTTTGTGGGAAGATGCTTTCTTCCATTGCGTCACTTGCGTGTTGAACAGCATGATAATTTTTGTAAAGTTTTGGCACTGTAGTTGAAATATCTGGTTTGAACAATTGTGTCATTTTGATGTCCTTTTGATGTCCAAAGCACTAAGATGTCTGTGGTGTTGTGTATAAACCATTCCTTATCGAGCAGAGTCTTGTAGGTTACATGGaccctttaatatctctgtaCAGTCGCGCATCACCCCAAATAATATTTCTCataattttaaatgaaacaaacttcattcACTCTTGACACCTGTCTTAATTTAGTTGTACTCAAGCAGGAAAAATGCTCTATACATTAGACacattatttatatatgcaCTTTTTCACAagtgtctctgtttctctccataCTGAGAAATATTAACTGGGGTGGTTTTGCTCATGGAGTTGCTGAATTCTGAAAGCAGGCAAAACTTTTATCTAAAGAATGTAACTTAACTATCTCAATAGTCTGTCATGTGATCTAAATAGGGTAGAGTTGTGCTAATTTTAGCTATCAGCACTAGCTAAGTTTATCTAATCTGTTCCACCCAATTGTCCTATACCTACACAACAGTTTTTACTGAAAAGTAACACTTTGTGTCCACTGGGAACCTCTTTACAAAAGATTACTTTTTCTAATTTAGttaaagagaaaatatatatatatattttatcatgtttccTTTCATTTACAACATATAATTCAAAGTGGCAAAAgctaaatgtaaaaaacaaaaccaaaaaaaactaagttttttttttaattgttttattttttaccaacACTGCATTTTGATCGTAGCATTGCAACATCAATGACTGCAGTCTCCTAACACGTTTTGTTATCTCTGATAGATAAGAGATCCCCAGTGGGCACAAGGCCTAATAACATTTGGTAATATGGAGATGCcaaaaatgcattcattaagtatatttttaccaaaatgtttcTTGCAGTATAAATGAAATGACTAAAGATCAAAATCTGCCTTTGCATTCAGTCTGATATCTTAGAGCATGGTAATCGGGAGGTGGGGAAGAGAATTAAGCATATTGCTTTTATTCCTGGTAGTAGTATGGCTGTTTGTTGTGTCCACAGATATGCTTTAACACTGTTTTATCTGTTCATATTGCCATGGGGGAATGTACACTGTTTGCCCTAGGCTGAAATGACTTTTCATGCTATctcttcagtctgtctgtaggtgtatgtgtgcttgGAGTCACAGCCCTGTTGTCCTTTTCAATACAAGCATGCTATTTGCTCATGTTAAACCAGGGTCAAACAGAGTTTCAAAGACAGGTCAGTAGTAGGCATTCCTGCCCATTTCCCCAGGGATGAAATAGAATTTATACTTGAAGAGACTTGAATATGTGACTGTGAGAGATGGCTCAGCTAAAGCAACTGTATTGCTTTAATTATGTTTAGTTCTCAagttattattgtcaacaaatcagcTATGTAGTTGTCACAGTGAGTAGAATGGCTGGCAGAAGTGTACATTTTCTACACTTTCTTCACTATTAACTATTTCCTGAAATACCAGGAGCTTTCTGAAGACATGATGATTAATGACAATGGAAGCAAAGGTGATACCCACAGGCTTGCTCCAACGTCCAAATGTAATCTGTAAAAAAGGAATTTTTAAATGGTAAGTATCACATTTGTTGAGTATTTCATGGACTGCTTGACCCTGGTTTGACTCTGACCTGTTTCATTTCCATGCTGTATTAGCTGACACACTGCtactcattttaatgttttctatgaataataatattctATAATGAACGTACGTTCAACAATGTggcatatttttaaatattgcaaaagATTTGTTAGTCTGATATATGGATGTAATTTGACCATTGACAAAAGTTCAGTCATGCCCATTCTCACTTGTACTGGATGTTATAGTCCCTTTAAATAATAGTGTGACAAAGAGTACCATTGAATTTGACTACTGTGTTGTGTAAAATATGGTTATTGTCGGCTGAACTGTATTCACCTGTAGCTATGCACCATGTAAAACAAAACCCTTTCTacgggggaaaaaaactatggagtttcaaaatgcatttgaatCTTTGAACCATATAAAATCATCTGTACTCATTTGACGTGCCTCTAAGTAAGGCCTCTTTGGTGCAGATACCAGTTCTAATTCACCCTGTAAACCTAAACCTGGTGTCATCAAGGCTTAATAGATTTGATTTTAAACTAATAGGAATACCTACCAAATTTGAAATGACTTTCTGTATCGGAATTGTTGTCATTTCATTTGATGaatttaacatttctgttaagAGGTGCTTTAAATTGTGTAGAAATGTAATCAGGTCAGTGGACCATTGACAGTCTAATTGACCATTGCTGCTGCCATTTCGGATTATAATGAAGAGGTTGCCTTTCCAGTTTCCTGTACCTTGCATGCTGGACTTTGTCTTTCTAAATTATAAGTACAAAATATTGCAGTTTATTCACTCCCTGGTAGTATGCTTACTAGACCATAAAGGGGTATACTAAATTACATTGGCATGATGCGTGCCTTTCTCTtcgtagttttgtgtttttatcttcGGCTCTTTTTGTCCTTTCTGTGTCTTTTACTCCTGTGTTAATTTCCTGAAAAATTGGTTGTGTCGCAACCAATCATGCACTGTTTTTATGGTATGTCACAgtggttttcagtgtttttagcTCTGTAACTTATGCCTACCAGTTGGTTTTAAGGAAAAATATGTTCTTGAAATAGCTGAATGACATAGGGTTTTGCAATGCTGCATGAAGTGGCTAATGCAGGGAAAAAAATTACTTGTTAGTTCATGTTTAGTCAaggtattaaaataaaactaccAATGACCCATGTCTTCAGCAATAAAAAGCTGAATTTTTTAAGCTTACTTTTAAAAGACCTCAGAAAGCTGGTGGTGGGATGTCTTTTTAGAAAACCAGTTGATTGGAAAATTGCAATCTAATAATTGTCACCCCTTGCATAATTGATAAGTTGATTTCCGGTGAGATTTGTTATGATTTTGTCTTTGCTCTGTTGGCTAATGTTAACAGCACAGTACAACATGTAATGTTTTCATTCCACAAATATATTTGACCAATTTACCAAGAAATTTcataatttttgcatcacaaaaGACAGAAGATGCTATGTAGTGCAGAACTGATCCTGTTAAGACAGGTGCACTTTATGACTTCAGGCTCAGTTAAGATATCCACAATTAGAGGATGAGTCTTGTTCAACCCAGCATAGCTTTGCCCTTTAGATCAGCATTTTCCCCCATGTCCATCCCTGAATTTGGAATTCAGTGTGCACTGTAGACCATTCTGTTACAAAAATGTCCAACTTCACTGTCCTGAGtctttaaatatacattttatatatggATGTCAATTCTTGTCTGTCAAAAGAGTTACATGTAATGTGCAAGCATTCATATATGAATTTACTTAAAATGCATATAAACAATTTCAAATCCATGTTTCAACAACAGCGATAAATCTAATAGGCATAGACTCGACTGAATATGGTTATATTTTCTGGTGTGTGTACGAACTGGTAGATTTAAAATTTGCTTCTTGGATATTTCCTGTTCAAGTTTGCATgacatgtttctctgtgtctgtgctaGGGTTGGGGTCAATGCACAGTCACCTGAGCATTAAGAGAAACAGAAGTTCATGTCCTAACAGGGAATTCTGCCATGCATATGCCTCGTTTTCAGAGACTTCTCTGACCACACGCCccttgtcaaaataaaatgttcagtaAGTGGACTTGGGCGAACTCTGACCTTGTGACTCAAAGTGATGGTGAATTGAACCCAGACCTGGTGTGCACTATGTATGTGTAGTCTAGAGGTAAAATGGTGAGGGGGGAAGTGTTCACTGTTGGGCTGGCTCGAAACCAAACTCCACCCTTCGTTTTGACACCTTTCAGCTAACGAGGATCAAGGATGAAtggaaggaaaaggaggaggaattTCAGTGCGCCACCACCTCCCCACCCTGCATGACCGGACAGGACTACAACCGccacctcttcctccatctctcctctccgTCTCCAcccatccttctctctgtctgttcatCTTGTCTGCCTGACTAAGAGCAGTGGATGGAAGACCCTGACCTGTGTAAGGCTTTGTTATCCAAACATCTTCTATACTCATGGTAActaaagatgaaagaaaagaaactttcCAAACagctcttttatttttatgatgttttatttgACATGACGACTACGtgtgatgcttttttttttttttgcaaagaaacaataaaaatggcCCACACAATCCCCCAACTAGAAGACACAAACATTGCatcctattttttatttttccttggCTCGCTGTACTGTGTACATTCAGTTTAGAGATCAGTTTTTATAGGGtacatatttgatgttttctctcctcccctccctcattCTCATTTATTCTTTTCATGGTTAGTATGTTTGTAAATGTCTCTCTgcttttgattaaaaactagATGGTgttgtaataaaaaatgtttactgaGGTACTCAATGCATTTGGTGAATTCCTCTACATGTTTGGCTcatttatattaaatgtatattttggacTTCAAACTGTTTTTCATATTGAATTTGTCTATATTTAGATTATATTTTTTAGCTGTATTAGCAGGTGGCTTTATGTTTTAGAGAATAGATCCTTGTCATTTAGTCccttgctttgttttgttcttcaAATGGATAAAACTTTTTTGCAAGGTAAGACAAATTAGATGAATGTACATTTTTGCAATGTGCATTGATGGGTGGATGGGAAGCTATGTAGACCTTGAACAAGTTGAAGGTCAACATGTACCTGCAGCTCTTTGGACAATTTTGGGCAGCGTggaccccacacacacacacacacacacacacacacacacacacacacacagtaaaccaTAAAGTGCGTAATACTGTTCGCAAAGTGGTTTCTGTTGTAAGTGCACTGAATAGCCATTACCAATAACTTTTCCAATCCAATTTTTCttcagtctttgttttgttaatgtgaaatatattcATTCTTACACTTAGTAATACAGGTTAATTCAGCAGCCATTGTAGTTACATCTAACACGGAGTTGGTCAACCTTCAAATATCAATTAATCCCAATTTCTTGAAAATTTGCTATTTAAATTAAGTGATACATTTTTTGCTCCTATGTTCCACacttaacatgtttttgtatgtacatttttaacactTTACCCTGTCACCATAGCTACACTTTTGAACACATGACCAAATTAATATGCAGTTTAATTATGGAATGTGCACCATAACACTAATGTTGTCATATGCAGTGCAacaggtttttttcttttattccacCACCCATCATGTTCATGTCTTGCATTTTTGTTGAATTAGACTGTGATTGTCAACACATTGCGATACAGGGCTTGTAATATTTACAAATACGCACTGAGTTACATGTATCTGTTTTACTGTCTATCGattgaaatgacaaattataTTAGTCCTAGATGTCCTAATATTAGACGTTGAACCATAAGGGCAGACGAGTTATTAAATTTCACTACGAAAAAAGAAACCTCAAGGTGCTGCAGCAACAGTATTTCATCAGGGGTGTCATATTGCTGATTGTTCCATTTGTACGCCAAAGGAATAGGGATAAAGTGAGATTAAAAACTAACGTTCTTGCATGAATgcaacaaatgacaaaatcacTGATAAACACGGATtttaacttgttagcaaacacaaCTCCTGTTTAGATGGTCCACAACACCTCCCTCTATTGTTTTTTATCTAAGAATCCtcttttgtgttgatttttttgttttactggaGGTTATTGATTTACTTGTCAAGatggttgtgtttttgttttgtttttcaatccATGTCGGTTCCAATCCATGACCATCCCCTGAAATATTTCATCTCCAAAGGTATTTGATGAGTTTAAACTGTGGACCCTAACCTCCATCTAGTCATTGTAATGGCTACAGGAATTGCACTGACCTTTGATGAAAAGATGTTAATCAGACTGTAACCGCatccaaacatttttaaaaccctCACAATGCTCTTGAAATGTCTTCCTGTTCTAAGTTTAAGAAGTGCTTTATGTTTGTGAATGTTAATCCCTTTGCTCCCATAACCCTGTGAACTCTGTAAAAGAGTAATGAAACAAATTGTAAATTGGGTTTTGgtacaaaaaacaatgaaaaggtgGGGCATTTCACACTTAACGGGGAAAATAGTCTTTATGCCAGTTCTCTTGAACAgttccttttaaaatgtcaatgcAGTATAACTCCCCTACACACCAGTGTTTAATACTTTTGGCTGACTGGACCTCTCCTCGGGAAGTGTGTTAGGATCATGCTTGATTgaagtctctctccctcttctgttGCACCTATAGATGCTTTAAAACTTGATGAATCTTTCATGTGCATTGACTATTGTGACCTAAGTAAACTCCCTAAACAGTTCCACCCAATGTCatcctgagcagaggtctaatcagccagaataagAACATCTTTGTTCGGAGCTTTCAGCTTTCGGGTGTCACTTTCTAGTTGTTTTGTGCTGACTTCTCTCCACAGTGCTGAAGGTAAGTGTTTTCAGGTCTTCATCACAGCAGAAGAAGCAGTCGAGAGGAAGTCTGCTGCATCAAGCCAGAACAACACTTTACCTCACACAAGCAGTTGAaaagtattttgtgtgttttcagtatttGACTTACATGGTTTAATGGTAGGATAATTTTCACTATTAATTTTCTAATCTTAAGCTactttttcatctttaacaatataaaatgtttagaTATTTAgctgtgtgtgactgtaaacTGGGGGAAACATAAGTTAATATATAACTGCTCATTTACAGTTGAtatgtttgtaaatgtaattgATCATATCGCTATGCAGACCTGCCAGTGAAAAGCAGGACTTCTCAGGGCTACATGACTTTAAAAAGAGTTTTGCAACAGTTAAAGCAATTAACTCAATGTTATTGGTATCTATATTAATGTCACTTGGGTTTATAGATTAATGGGGTCAATTTTAGTTAATCCTGTGCTACTACCAGCAATGTCTTGTAGTAATTAAACATTTCCTGTCAGGGTTAGGCACGTGGTAGCCAAAATGGTCATCGgtctcaaaaaataaaacatttctaaattcagtttggttttgtggcTTGACTttgtacataatatatataattagtCTCTTCATAGTAGACATCAGATGAGAATGGGCAATATCAATTACTTAAAGCCAatcaatgtaaataaaaatacattatccCAAATTGTTAGTTTTGAACTTTTAAGGTGCataatcaaaaatataaaataaggatgctgaaatgtattgaaaatgtactgttttgtatgtaaaattacCTTTATGCCAAAAActaagtgtaaaaaaaatgatCTAATTAAGAGCCGTTAAatactatttctttaaatagcTGTTTCAACTGATCAAACAGCTAACATAGTTGATGTAAACACCCACCACTTTCAATCAAATTCGACCTGACTAGGTTGCGTAAGCGAATTAAGATATCAGACCCAAGAGTAAAGAAGTGAAATTTGTCAAAGTACAGTAATTTGGTCAAATTAATTAGTAATGTTAACAAACTTTCTGAAAGCTAAATTGcgtttgcagtgtgtgtgagtgagcgaGCAAACAAGGAAATTGTATTAcaaatgaatatatatttttaaaaagttgataCATGCAATATTATACTTGTCTGACGCTATTGCCTTCTTCAGCCGGAACCTTAATGTCTTTATGGCGCACTCCTACCATACAACTTAACGCGTTACACTTGTCGCTTCCGGTGCTTGTTTGGCTGGCAGTTTGAAACCAGGTCGCTGGCTGTATAAAGCATACTTTCAATGCTCAAATGGCAGGTTTATTAAATATGGATACACGCTGTGGAACAAGACGTGTCGTCTAGAGTGTACTACGGGATCAGCTTCACTGTCTTGCCACCGTACTATGTTCAAAAAGATGACTGAATTCGGTCCAGATTCCGGGGGGCGAGTTAAGGTAACGTAACGTTACACTAAAAGCGTCTGGGGTAGTTGAGAACATGGCCTCGTTTTACGTCTTCTAAGTAGTTTCAtaattaaacaaagaaatgttaataaaatcaCCAGGAAGGATTCATGTCACGTTACCCACcgtttctttgttctgttttttttattattatcatcttgTATTTGGGAATATGTTAACCGGAACACGTTCATATGCTTCGATATGTCTTCCCTCTGTGATCTGCAGGGAGTAACCATTGTGAAGCCCATCGTGTTTGGGAACGTTGCCCGCTACtttgggaaaaagagagaggaggatggacacacacatcagtGGTCTGTCTACGTGAAGCCTTACAGAAATGAGGTTAGACGTCCAGATCACATCATCATagacaaactgtaaatgtttgaaAAGATAATGACCAACCACTTCTACTGCCACGCAGGTTGAAGGTGTCTTCTTATGTAAATACATAACATTGTTCCTCCAGGATATGTCCGCTTATGTGAAGAAGATCCAGTTCAAGCTACATGAGAGCTATGGTAACCCACTGAGAGGTGAGCAGACCTTTTACATAGCAAGTATGAATGTATGACCAATGCAATAAAAGTAAGAAGAAAATATGATACATCATATGCATATAGGCAGGTGTATAGTGGCTGTACCTGTTATGGTGTTTTACCCAGCTTCAGTCGGGATGCAGACTGAACTCTCTGTGTGTCTAACTCATTGTGTTTCTCTTCCTTCCAGTGGTGACTAAGCCTCCATATGAGATTACGGAGACGGGCTGGGGGGAGTTTGAGATCATCGTCAAGATCTTCTTCATTGACCCCAATGAGAGACCTGTGAGAGCTGCCACTAGTAGACAGTTTCAAAGAATGTGTCCCAGCTCCATACTAAAtgctgaaaatactgtatatactgtgtgttaaTCTTCATAGTGTACATTTTTACTAGTATGTTGCTTTAACATATGGTATTCAAAAAGGAAGGCTCTTAACTGATATTTTGAGCTTCTTTGCATCTTAATAGTAAATACTCAACACATGACGATAATTAGTATTTAATTTTGAACTTTACCTCCCTGTGTGTATGCTTATATTaatttgtgcctgtgtgtgtcatAGGTGACTCTATACCAtctgttgaagttgttccaGTCAGACTCCAGTGCCATGCCTAAGAAGACAGTTGTCTCTGAATTCTATGATGAAATGGTACGCCTGCTTTCATGCTGTAGTTTATAAACACAGTTACTATACTGCATCAATTTCTGTGTTCCTTTACTGTGAAAATGGTAGGTATCTATTAATATTTAATCTTGTCACCATAAATGGTAAATTACATAAAGTTTCCACACACGTAGAAGTTTGATTTGCAAACTGAGATGACCAcctgttttctttgtaattttcaGATCTTCCAGGATCCCACAGCCATGATGCAGCAGCTACTGACCACATCAAGACAACTCACCCTGGGAGCATACAAGCATGAGACAGAgtgtatgtaaacacacaatgaaCATAGAAACACAAGTGTTTATATACTGATTAGTTTTGTCACATTACTCCAGTTTTGACTTCAACCTCAGTGCTCCGCATGAGTGGAAAAATCTAGTTTGCGTTGCTGTACAGTACATAGtttgcttatgtgtgtgtgcctgcagtCAGTGAGCTGGAGCAGAGGACCAAGGAGAAAATGGAAGCAGCAAAGAAGAGAACCAGCCAGGAGATCACAGAGCTGAAAGACAAACTAAAAGCCAGCAGAGAGAACATCAACCACCTGAAGGCAGAGATCAGGAAACTGGAGGAGGACGGAGACCACAAGGAGCACTGAGAAATGGACAAACAcatctcacgcacacacacacaattgttcAGTAGGGAACAACCTGCATGTTTTGTGTTCTGACCACAtaactgattaaaaaacaaGGCATTGTTGTGACATATTTTGTGATTACACAAGATAGttttgtgtgggtttttttttttttcacacgaACACTCAGTATTACACGGCCCAGAGAAGACATAAGAATGATTTTCAAAAATTGTGTGTTCTCCATAGTATAGTATATAACTGAAGTGAACCTGAGCAGAGATCTGATGAGCCAGAATCAGTGAAGCATCCCCATAATATTCACACCTACCTGTAGAGATATCCACATTTGTGTGGACAGTTTTGAATCTGAATAGctccattgttgttttttttactgatctTATGGTTTTCTATATAAAGTAAATGTGTTAACAGTATTGCAT
Encoded here:
- the yeats4 gene encoding YEATS domain-containing protein 4 isoform X2, giving the protein MFKKMTEFGPDSGGRVKGVTIVKPIVFGNVARYFGKKREEDGHTHQWSVYVKPYRNEDMSAYVKKIQFKLHESYGNPLRVVTKPPYEITETGWGEFEIIVKIFFIDPNERPVTLYHLLKLFQSDSSAMPKKTVVSEFYDEMIFQDPTAMMQQLLTTSRQLTLGAYKHETEFSELEQRTKEKMEAAKKRTSQEITELKDKLKASRENINHLKAEIRKLEEDGDHKEH
- the yeats4 gene encoding YEATS domain-containing protein 4 isoform X1 is translated as MFKKMTEFGPDSGGRVKGVTIVKPIVFGNVARYFGKKREEDGHTHQWSVYVKPYRNEVEGVFLCKYITLFLQDMSAYVKKIQFKLHESYGNPLRVVTKPPYEITETGWGEFEIIVKIFFIDPNERPVTLYHLLKLFQSDSSAMPKKTVVSEFYDEMIFQDPTAMMQQLLTTSRQLTLGAYKHETEFSELEQRTKEKMEAAKKRTSQEITELKDKLKASRENINHLKAEIRKLEEDGDHKEH